A stretch of the Clavibacter sp. B3I6 genome encodes the following:
- a CDS encoding GDSL-type esterase/lipase family protein, translating to MISPHPASRSTRAMMQVARPYLRLHLAHYSRTMATATFPLDDRERMVLGPDPHRVLFVGDIGVAGYGVLLPGMGMPAQATARLAAATARGCIWTTVSASDMTAASAREAVAGRAARVDVAVLALGLPDALMMTSPELWRSRLLEVIASTREQAGGTCRIVLAGIPPMDRFRHLPPVARALLRAQVRRLNSATRQMQDPDAGIVYVHFPDLASDRMHVRNGFSFRAMHDLWARAIAPHLIPHRRGAGVVTW from the coding sequence ATGATCTCCCCTCACCCCGCGAGCCGGAGCACCCGGGCGATGATGCAGGTCGCGCGGCCGTACCTGCGGCTGCACCTCGCGCACTACTCGCGCACGATGGCGACGGCGACGTTCCCCCTCGACGACCGGGAGCGCATGGTCCTCGGACCGGATCCGCATCGGGTCCTCTTCGTCGGGGACATCGGGGTGGCCGGCTACGGCGTCCTCCTCCCCGGGATGGGCATGCCCGCCCAGGCGACCGCCCGCCTCGCGGCCGCCACCGCGCGGGGCTGCATCTGGACGACCGTGTCCGCTTCCGACATGACCGCCGCGAGCGCACGGGAAGCCGTGGCCGGCCGCGCCGCCCGCGTCGACGTCGCGGTCCTGGCGCTCGGACTCCCGGACGCGCTGATGATGACGTCCCCCGAGCTCTGGAGGAGCCGGCTCCTGGAGGTCATCGCCAGCACACGGGAGCAGGCGGGAGGAACGTGCCGCATCGTCCTGGCCGGCATCCCGCCGATGGACCGGTTCCGGCATCTCCCGCCCGTGGCCCGCGCCCTCCTGCGCGCGCAGGTGCGGCGGCTGAACTCCGCGACGCGGCAGATGCAGGACCCGGACGCCGGGATCGTCTACGTGCACTTCCCGGACCTCGCCTCCGACCGCATGCACGTGCGGAACGGGTTCTCCTTCCGTGCCATGCACGACTTGTGGGCACGTGCCATCGCCCCGCACCTGATCCCGCACCGGCGGGGCGCGGGGGTGGTGACGTGGTGA
- a CDS encoding arsenic resistance protein, with product MLTGEGRPDGLDGRDGRDDRRDDGRRLPEGVRLPARPLVLFLGAIAAGSLIGVVSPDVGAALGGGVDPTVLLLVTVLFAELDLSGLRRLRLRGTARLVGVAWLANFVLMPLLGLAIASLSLSGAPLLFAGVVIYFTAPCTDWFLGFTRLAGGDTALGAVLLPVNMVTQLLAYPFLLSALVHAPAVADPLLVAETLLRWCVLPAALALAIRLVVGHVLPRTAGARVRVATGRLVPLVIAALIVQIFAANVGTIRAHAEAFAALIGAVVLFFAVGYLLVDRISRALGLAHPQRALLAMTTAARNAPLMLAVTTVALPDEPLVSAAIVIGMLIEFPHLAGITWLLTRRRPARRPRSAPEPAPASAR from the coding sequence GTGCTGACGGGGGAGGGGCGCCCCGACGGGCTGGACGGGCGCGACGGGCGTGACGACCGGCGCGACGACGGGCGGCGTCTACCGGAGGGCGTGCGCCTGCCCGCGCGGCCCCTCGTCCTGTTCCTCGGCGCGATCGCGGCCGGCTCGCTCATCGGCGTCGTGAGTCCCGACGTGGGCGCGGCGCTCGGCGGCGGCGTGGATCCGACGGTGCTGCTGCTCGTGACCGTCCTGTTCGCCGAGCTCGACCTCTCCGGCCTCCGGCGTCTCCGCCTGCGGGGCACCGCGCGGCTGGTGGGCGTGGCGTGGCTCGCCAACTTCGTGCTCATGCCCCTGCTCGGCCTGGCGATCGCGTCGCTGTCCCTGTCGGGCGCGCCGCTGCTGTTCGCCGGCGTCGTCATCTACTTCACGGCGCCCTGCACGGACTGGTTCCTCGGGTTCACCCGGCTGGCGGGCGGAGACACGGCGCTCGGGGCAGTGCTGCTGCCCGTCAACATGGTCACGCAGCTCCTCGCGTACCCGTTCCTGCTGAGCGCGCTCGTGCACGCGCCCGCGGTGGCGGATCCGCTCCTCGTCGCCGAGACGCTGCTCAGGTGGTGCGTGCTGCCCGCCGCCCTCGCGCTCGCGATCCGGCTCGTGGTGGGGCACGTGCTCCCGCGCACGGCCGGTGCGCGCGTCCGCGTCGCGACAGGTCGGCTCGTGCCGCTCGTCATCGCGGCGCTCATCGTGCAGATCTTCGCCGCGAACGTCGGCACGATCCGCGCGCACGCGGAGGCGTTCGCGGCCCTGATCGGGGCGGTGGTCCTCTTCTTCGCCGTCGGCTACCTGCTGGTCGACCGCATCTCCCGCGCGCTCGGGCTGGCCCACCCGCAGCGCGCGCTCCTCGCCATGACGACCGCGGCGCGGAACGCCCCGCTCATGCTGGCCGTGACGACGGTGGCGCTCCCCGACGAGCCCCTCGTCTCGGCGGCGATCGTGATCGGCATGCTGATCGAGTTCCCGCACCTCGCGGGCATCACGTGGCTCCTCACCCGCCGGCGTCCCGCACGGAGGCCGCGGAGCGCACCCGAGCCGGCGCCCGCGTCCGCCCGGTGA
- a CDS encoding isocitrate lyase/phosphoenolpyruvate mutase family protein, which yields MTIAARGQNLVDLHTAPELLRVVNVWDAVSAATVAALPETRALATASHSIAATFGYADGENIPLDLHLDMIGRIVAAVEQPVSADLESGYGDAGETVRRAIGVGVVGANLEDGMRPLADSVRAVEAAVAAAQAEGVPFALNARTDAYVLGGDRDRSDVLADAVERSRAYLAAGATSIFVPGPLTEDEVRTLVDALGPQRLTVIGIPGSLSPARFEELGVARISYGPWTQRVALTALQDAASELYAGGALPEGTRPLN from the coding sequence ATGACCATCGCCGCCCGCGGGCAGAACCTCGTCGACCTCCACACCGCACCCGAGCTCCTCCGGGTGGTGAACGTGTGGGACGCCGTCTCGGCCGCCACCGTCGCCGCCCTCCCCGAGACGCGTGCGCTCGCCACCGCCAGCCACTCCATCGCCGCCACCTTCGGCTACGCGGACGGCGAGAACATCCCGCTCGACCTCCACCTCGACATGATCGGCCGCATCGTCGCGGCCGTCGAGCAGCCCGTCTCGGCCGACCTCGAGTCCGGCTACGGCGACGCGGGCGAGACCGTGCGCCGCGCCATCGGCGTGGGCGTCGTCGGCGCGAACCTGGAGGACGGCATGCGCCCCCTCGCCGACTCCGTCCGCGCGGTCGAGGCGGCCGTCGCCGCCGCGCAGGCCGAGGGCGTGCCGTTCGCGCTCAACGCCCGCACCGACGCCTACGTGCTCGGCGGCGACCGCGACCGCTCCGACGTCCTCGCAGACGCCGTGGAGCGCAGCCGCGCCTATCTGGCCGCAGGCGCGACGTCGATCTTCGTGCCGGGCCCGCTCACGGAGGACGAGGTCCGCACCCTGGTCGACGCCCTCGGCCCGCAGCGCCTCACGGTCATCGGGATCCCCGGCTCCCTCTCCCCCGCCCGCTTCGAGGAGCTCGGCGTCGCCCGCATCTCCTACGGCCCGTGGACCCAGCGCGTGGCGCTCACGGCCCTGCAGGACGCGGCGTCGGAGCTGTACGCGGGCGGCGCGCTGCCCGAGGGGACGCGGCCGCTCAACTGA